A region of Larimichthys crocea isolate SSNF chromosome X, L_crocea_2.0, whole genome shotgun sequence DNA encodes the following proteins:
- the LOC104934200 gene encoding fibroblast growth factor-binding protein 1: protein MLLLRTFAPWLLLAFLGQQVSLSSGARNKNKGVEKTVTPASGRAQRSGDKSAATARGKFSTNDKMQCTWTARDVGDTVRLSVKCENPAARVKGGVTDMSCNYNGKPQRCPGYQSDTKDFWKQVSRAFKRMQGKVCQDDRALVKAGMCKRAPRDAHFKLDLSSSVSSAQSGDPETPKLPQPPRSTAASTSTSTSPTACTKRADHRKKAEEHCSDSWASLCTFFFSMLQSDDC from the coding sequence ATGTTGCTGCTGAGGACTTTTGCTCCCTGGTTGCTGTTGGCTTTCCTCGGGCAGcaggtctctctctcctccggtGCGCGCAATAAGAACAAAGGAGTGGAGAAGACGGTGACTCCAGCATCAGGCAGAGCGCAGAGGAGCGGGGACAAGTCTGCAGCGACTGCCCGGGGAAAGTTCTCCACCAATGACAAGATGCAGTGCACGTGGACGGCGAGAGACGTCGGAGACACAGTGAGGCTGTCGGTGAAATGCGAGAACCCTGCGGCGCGCGTCAAAGGCGGAGTCACCGATATGAGCTGTAATTATAACGGCAAACCTCAGCGCTGCCCGGGGTACCAGTCCGACACGAAGGACTTCTGGAAACAGGTGTCCCGCGCGTTCAAAAGGATGCAAGGCAAAGTGTGCCAGGACGACCGCGCGCTGGTGAAGGCTGGCATGTGTAAGCGCGCGCCCCGGGATGCGCACTTCAAGCTGGACTTGTCGAGCTCTGTCAGCTCCGCTCAGTCCGGAGATCCGGAGACACCCAAACTGCCGCAGCCACCTCGCTCCACtgccgcctccacctccacctccacctctccgaCCGCCTGCACGAAGCGCGCGGACCATCGGAAAAAGGCTGAGGAGCACTGCAGCGACTCGTGGGCCAGTCTGtgcactttctttttctccatgctGCAAAGTGACGACTGTTAG
- the fgfbp2b gene encoding fibroblast growth factor-binding protein 2b, whose amino-acid sequence MRSRMKMLLLFLAAAVCVSNAQTNNSSNDNKQQQQQQQQQRSIWDEPIRFSTKTKDSCTMVVSGAGDYTRLRVSCKGQSQGQTLGRSYYCDFQGKPNLCRAYNLNPRHYFTQMMWDMRKLSHACQGQKIYRPSMCKKYPDDAQMTFLASWPKTTTPKPSKPIQEPRKPVVPAQTKPVTTPKPVKLQPQPVKPQPGKVPQVKKTTSKPKTTTRPTEQPDSKASRIASEYCWKSFHGVCTYFISWFQN is encoded by the coding sequence ATGAGATCCAGGATGaagatgttgctgttgttcttggcagcagctgtttgtgtgtcaaaCGCTCAgaccaacaacagcagcaatgacaataagcaacagcagcagcagcagcagcagcaacgcAGCATCTGGGATGAGCCCATCCGATTCAGCACCAAGACCAAAGATTCCTGTACCATGGTGGTGTCCGGAGCCGGGGACTATACACGCCTGCGTGTCTCCTGCAAAGGTCAGAGCCAAGGCCAGACCCTAGGACGCTCCTACTACTGCGACTTCCAGGGTAAACCCAACCTGTGCCGCGCCTACAACCTCAACCCTCGCCACTACTTCACCCAGATGATGTGGGACATGAGGAAGCTGAGCCACGCCTGCCAGGGACAAAAAATCTACCGCCCATCCATGTGCAAGAAATACCCAGACGATGCCCAGATGACCTTCCTGGCCTCCTGGCCAAAAACCACCACACCAAAACCCTCCAAGCCCATCCAGGAGCCACGTAAACCAGTGGTCCCAGCTCAGACCAAGCCAGTCACTACTCCTAAACCAGTCAAGCTCCAGCCACAGCCCGTTAAGCCCCAGCCAGGCAAGGTCCCCCAGGTCAAGAAAACTACATCAAAGCCTAAAACCACTACTCGTCCCACAGAGCAGCCCGACTCCAAAGCATCCCGCATTGCCTCCGAGTACTGCTGGAAGAGCTTCCACGGCGTCTGCACCTACTTCATCAGCTGGTTCCAAAACTGA